TCTGATCTGGAACCTGGAGGAGGGCGTGGCTGTGAAGATGATTGACAGCCATCCAAACGTCATCCTCTGTATGTCCTTCAACACTGATGGAAGTTTACTGGCCACCAGCTGTAAGGATAAAAAACTGCGCATTATTGATCCACGTTCAGGGAAAGTTCTTCAGGTGAGAGCAGACGTCATATACTGCAAACCATATGTATTTGGaaatcagtgttgtttttgcATAATTCttatttgaattataattttaaaataaagtatatatttttgaattataatttttatagttttataaatacatatttgtattttaaaataaataaattgtatttgatatgttttatgttatatttagattatattttaacCACAagtgtttgtttaattaaatatattatgttgtaaataaattctatttttgaGTTATTCTGATTGGTGTTGAAAATTATAtggacaaaatataaaaatgcatatttaatttcattttaaatttaattaaattaaataattaaattatattttaattgtcaTTAATCCAATTTGGTATCATGGAATTAAAATGTatctatattttaatttaaaataaaacattatatgatatttttattttattatttatttatattttagctaCACATTATATTTAACCGTAcatgtttgtttaattaaatatattatgttgtaaataaattatatttctgtgTTATTCCAATTTGGTGTCacagaattataattttaattaattttgtttattataattataaacaaataaatatatatattttaatgtattttaaaataaacagtcctaatatataatgtagttactatataaacataaaaatgtatattattataaattaataaaatatatattatatattatttatataaagttttagtttatatttttattttatttttagatttatatattaacTACATAATATTTTAACTGAACATGTTTAACTAATTCTATTTTGTCAGAAATAAATGCCGTTTTGtattattctatatatatatatatatatatatatatacatatttcaatttttataatacaaataaaaatatacatatattttatttaaattaattttagtttattagatattctgtattttatttttagattaaaattttaactatacattatatttatatatgtgtgtataattcaatatattttgttggaaataaatgttatcttTGCATTATTCCAGTTTGGTGTCactgaattgtaattttttatatttgtatatatttttttatgataaatacaaaaatatctctatattttaactaaagaaatattcatttaaaaaatgtatatttatttttacacttatATTTTAActgtacattatattttaactgAGCCTGCTTGTTTAGTTCTGTATAATGTGTTCATCCGAACAGGAAGCAGACTGTAAAAGCACCAGAGTGAACCGCGTGGTGTTTCTGGGTAATCTGAAGCGTGTCCTCACCACGGGCGTCTCCAGGTGGAACACTAGACAGATTGCATTGTGGGATCAGGTAGGGTCTAAACTGTTTAATGCAACTAGGCCGACTAGAATAAGTCAACAAATTCCTTCAGACATTTGTTTAAACACGCAGGAGGACCTGTCCGCTCCCATCACAGAGGAGGAGATCGACGGGCTGTCCGGTGTCCTCTTCCCCTTCTATGATGCTGACACACACATGCTTTATCTGGCCGGGAAGGTGAGCAACTCTCCATTAAGACAATCTGAATTGTGCAGAACTGTGGGTCATCTTACTGTCGAGATCGTCTCACATCCACAGGGAGACGGAAACATCAGGTATTACGAGGTGAGTGCTGAGAAACCCTTCCTGCAGTTCCTGATGGAGTTCAGATCGCCGGCTCCGCAGAAGGGTCTGGGTGAGTTACTGTCaccaaaaacattaacaaattaccagttaaattaaatattcttGATGCAAAGTTCAATATCAAGGCAAAACATTAAATGCTAATgaacacatttcatttattttattttataatttaattggtttagtattaaaatattagtataaatattaataaatacattatatggtGTTTCCCAGTTTTTCAAGCATTGCTTCAGTTATTAttgagtaaaataaaattacaaacataaatgtaaaacataaatcatttttgaaaataaaatacatgaatagtcaaataaaataattgaagtaaaatatatatagtatagtgctgtcaaacaattaatcgtgattaatcgcatccaaaatagaaagtttttgtttacataatataaatatatataaataaatacacacacatacagtatatatttagaaaatatttacatttatataatttataatatataaaaatatatttaatatataaacatatcatgtttttcatgttatacataataaatatacacagtacacacacatatattatgtaaacaaaaacttttattttgaatgtgattaatcgcgataaTCGTTTGATAGCActtatatagtatagtatatatagtaaaataaaatatcttactttaattttttgtgtgtgtgtaactttGTAAATTAATCTGCTCTCTTGACTGCTCAAGACAAATTTCTCCTTATGGAgacaataaagaaagaaatgaatgaatgtataatgtaattaaattaaattaaattatattgtgttttacttcagatttttttgttattattcaagtaaaataaaattacataaaatttaaaagaaacagAGCAATAGAAgtgattttgaaaataaatcggaaaaaaattggaaaataaaatgtaaaataaaatacagaagtagcaaaataaaattaaaaatgactgttatattacaaattttttgttttattattttatatttgaattagtttatgtaatactgaaatattagaacaataaataataaacttaattataCGATAAGGTGTTTCCCAATTATTCAAACATTGCTTCAGgattttattaagttattatTGAAgtaaaatagtattacaataaAATCTATAAGAAATggaatcaataaaaacatttaaaaaaaattaatattaaaacatttaaaaaataaaaaataatataaaataaaatataataccaaataaataaattgaaactaataaaaatgacttccttttttcttaaaaaaaatgaaagaaaaaggcAAGTTGGCGGTGAATGAGTCTGATCAGATGTTGGTGTGCAGGTGTGATGCCCAAACGCGGCGTGGACGTGAGCGAGTGTGAGATCTTCAGGTTTTATAAGCTGGTGACTCTGAAAGGTCTGGTGGAGCCCATTTCCATGATCGTCCCGCGCAGGGTGAGCAAAACAACGAAATCAGACGCTTCTCTGAGTGAAACAAATCACGTCAAGTGGGTATATTCCAAGCCTTtatgtgaggaacagactgaagcCACGCCATAATGCACTAAAAAATCAAACCTTCAGTAATGTTTTCAGctgttttgtgtgtatattatatgtatcCGCTGCAGTCTGAGACGTATCAGGAGGATATTTTCCCGATGACGGCGGGCACAGAATCGGCCCTGTCGGCCGCTGAGTGGCTCAGTGGGATTGACAGAGGTGAAGTCTTTatctttatgtattttaaagaataaatgGATAAATGAACATGATctctggtggtggttgaggagagaccccctcatgattgtaaagcgctttgggtgtacagcaatacacaataaagcactatataaatgcctcattcattcattcagtattCATGATTTGAAATCATTAATGCGTCTGATCTGGACAGATGTGTGTATTgtcatctgtgtgtgtttgtacaggGCCGCTGCTGATTTCTCTTAAAGAAGCGTATAAACGTCCAAATCCAGCGGGTCTCAGAGCATCTAAATGGGACAGACGGACAGTGAAGGGCATCGATCTGCTGGAGAACATTTCACCAAACACAGAcaaagaggtgtgtgtgtgtgtgtgactgttgGAGATTTGTTTCGTGTTTACGAAAGAAGTCTCGCCgaggctgcgtttatttgatcaaaaatacagtaaaaacagcaaaattgtgaaatattattacagtttaaaatacatgttttctatttgaatatattttaaaatgtcatttatttctgtgacgcaaagctgaattttcagcatcattcctccagtcttcagtgtcacgtgatgcttcagaaatcattcttatatgctgatttgctgctactTTTTTCGTCCATGTGATAAAAcccattaatatatatttattgccatcttaatatatattttactgcaaTCTGATGATGAAACAGATGAAGCGCATCTACAGCTGTGCCTAATTACAGCAACTGTTTTCACATCTGGTTTCTGTGCTTGGACAACATGTTATTTGAGATTAAAGCTTTTGCTCTGTGCATTTTTCactaaagtatttttaaatgaaccaaGTAAATAAGCATGTGGGCTTATGCAAAAACTGTATGtgaatgaatgtgtttttgtgactATTTTGGGGTCTTCAGATCAAACCGGTGCTTCAGACATTATAAATCAGGTATTTTTAGCAAAACAAATCCAGCTTTGATGCAGCACACCATCACAAACTTCTGTAGCGTCACactagaaataatatttaatctgTTTTGTCTGCTTTTGATTTGATTCTTTGACCAGCTGCTTTGAGTTGAAGTTtgttgatttattcatttaatatgggatttttactttaaattgcCTATAAGAGGAGAAACATCTGATCCAGAAGACTCCTCTCTATACAATTATTTGATGTCTAGGAGAAAGAAAAGTGAGATATTAAGGAGATTTTTCTGTCTCGTAAGCAGCTCCTGAAGATGGTCTACAAGCAGCAGGATGAAATTAGGAAACTCAAAGATGAACTCGGAAAAAAAGACGAGAGAATCCAACAACTGGAGCTGGAGCTGAAGAACCTGAGAAACACGTGACGAGCAAAACAGAGCTGCTTGTTCGTGTTGTTaaggttaaactgaaaaaaaataattgttttgtgattttatgGAATTGAATAACATTATTATGTAAGATGGATGTACGTTTGTACTGCTGTCACTTGtggttttaaagggacagttcacccaaaaatttaaattcatgcattatgtactcaccctcatgttcttCAACCCATATGCTGATATTTTTCAGTATAATGACAGCTGATGTATTGAATCTTTGCagtgtttaaattcaaaacaGAAGCTTTGACATCCAGGTAACATTTTCCAttgaagaaagtaagtcataccgGTTTAGGATGACATATTGGTGAGTATTTGgtgaattttcatattttggtgAACTCTTTCTTCAAGATGCAGATGTACAAATGAAGTCTTGATGTTTACAAGCCATTATAGTTCAGATGTGCTTCTTCATTTGTAGAGGAAGCGTATGAAGTTCTTCAGGTTGTTTGCCAGCAGATGGAGCCAGAGGAGAAAGCAAACTCATCTCAAAGTCTTAGTCTGCTATATACATGAGATGTTCAAAATCAGTGATTGTGTTCGTTATTTATGCTGGCGTGATGTCCATGTATTTGTAAGTAGGACATGACATGTTTActctacaaataaaatattgctCAACCACTGTGAAGCTGTTTTATGTTCCACCAATCTTTTTCCACCATGAAAACAAAACGAATTAAATACTAAATCAAGTAGCCGCTAATCAGAATAACTAGCATTAGTAAACCAAATTGCTTCAGTAGCCTACAAACAGTGACACATTCATTATTCCTCCAAATGAGTTCGGGAGCATTTGTGCAGCAGTTGTGGATATTATAaggttttaaactttttaaaatgatctgTGTAGGTGTAAAAGGCCTAATCATAATAAGCAATGCCCGACTTTGGAAACTCTCCTTAAATACAAACAACAGATTAATCAGTTAATCCAAATTTCAAAAAAGCGTACAGATGTATTCACAATAGAAGTCAGACATTGAAGTTAATTGCTGTTTCTGACTTGTTTTTCAAATGTCAATTTTTTTCTCATCTAATCTCATTTTGTAAATTacctttctttctgttttaaagatattttcttTGGATTCTTTCACTACTCCAAAGAGAATATAGTAAAATAACTTAGGCctatttaatttgtgtttcttgtgagctaaatttcaatttcatttaatttcatactTAAACAAAAATCTGTCTCTAAACTTCGCTTTTCTTTACTCAAAGTATATGGATACTCCAAAGCTTTGTTAATCATAAATCAGAGAAAATtgcatcactgtaaaaaatgactgtgattttaacggtaaaaaactgtgaaaatgctacagtaaaaatctgttaaatggttaactgtaagttcctgtaaaatttagagggaaaaaccgtaaattgacattcccagaattccctgcgttgcatttcaaattttgtttgaatttgatgtttttctttgaaataactaggtttcttcttagtttttacttatcagttatgtttattagggttgtatgttacatctaatgttgttaaattaatgtttattgcatatttcagtttaatgagtctcaccatgatggtgtttagtgtctgtgtgaatgacactgtgcaccttctatatatgttattatttaaaagctgcttgtgatgggctttggttcatcatgtgactttctcatcaccttctgcatttggtggttatcagtgtatttcaaaggtgcaaaacagatttcagttcttttataggttggtatattaacattatatcagttaatgaaattacggtatgtaactgtaaatttaagttaaaacctaaaatgttgttaccgtattttttacggtagaattccggcatcCACAGCTGCctgttttttaccgtaaattttacggaatttttttttaacactgtaTATTCAGCTGATACATGCTCCGAagtctgaatcaaatgatttgcaaaccCACACCCAATTTCTGATCTAAATCCAATGATTCACGATCCATgctccgaagtcccgatctggggtgtgtttcccaaatGGTCtcaagttccgtcgttaccaatagagttcaatggaactaacgaccatagttGGCTAAGTATGCTTTTGGGAAAGCACCCCTGAATAATGATTCGCAAACCATCATTTCAGAACGGGACTTAAGCGCGGATGATCCGCGAACCCGCTCCAAggttccgatctgaatcaaaaagATTCACAAACTCACTCAGAATAttcgatctaaatcaaatgattcgctaTACGCACTACGAAGATCTGATTTGCGATAGGCTACTAGAAGTTTCAATCTAAATCCAAAGTTTCGCGAACCGGCTCCGATCGAAGTCCTGATCTAAATGATTTGCGATACACAATTTGAATTTGCGCTATGAATCAAACGATTTGTGATCCGATTGGAGCTCTTCGAAActgtgaatcattttgcgaaGCATGGTTTAATTCAGAGTTTCGAAAAGCTCAGTTTCACAAATCACTATACGTGCTTTTTAAAATCATCCCAAGCGATGTTGAAATTCGAAAATGAATGGCTTTGATCTGGTTTTTGTTATTGAATCGCTTGAACTGAATGATCGAATAACGAGTTTGAATCATCAGAACGGTTCCATCATAAATTACTCACTCAATTGAATCAGTTTATCTCTTTTCGCGCCTTCTTCAGCCATGTTTTTACGACATCGTAAGTAGGCTACTACTAGCTTAGCTGGCTAGTTTTatgacattaactgaaataagcggGAAACGTAGGCTATGTTGTTTTCAAATAAGATCAGTATTTCCATTCCAAAGATAACAGATATTCAGATGAGGCAACCGGTTTCCTGTTAACTATTGGAACTATTACGAGcatttcagtgttgttttttatttcgtGGATATTTCAGCTAACAGTTTGCGCCTTGTACATCTGTTCATCACGTTTAACAACATAAAGTTAAACAAGGTAACCTTTATCGTTCAACTGAACTGTGCACgtatgttttaaacacttcGACTACCTTGtatgtattaaatgtatatcCTTGAAAGCGAAATTATAACAACAGtggttacatatacatatatttaattgtttgatcaaaattattgctagggaCAATTTACTAATCGCTATATTGGTAGGAAGGACATGTCCCTAGCAGTTCTTGGTAAGTGTTAACAATTGTTCTAATTCTATGAATTCTGTagcctatatttttatatagctAATTCTAACGTTATAACAACACAGAGacgatatcgttggaatcactttcagaaagatttttttttcaggtgataaaacaacaacattgatTAGAGCAGAACATGGTGCATTGGTGAGGACGCTATAATTATGTTT
This genomic stretch from Onychostoma macrolepis isolate SWU-2019 chromosome 25, ASM1243209v1, whole genome shotgun sequence harbors:
- the coro2bb gene encoding coronin-2B isoform X1; its protein translation is MTKVKMSWHSMYRSSKFRHVYGNAGSREQCYEGIPITHSVHDNHFCAVNPKFLAVVTESAGGGAFLVIPLHKPGRIDPHHPKVCGHQGSVMDIKWSPFMDNIIASSSEDCTVRIWQIPDGGLRRNMTEALMILIGHSRRAGLIEWHPTCSGILISAGYDCKILIWNLEEGVAVKMIDSHPNVILCMSFNTDGSLLATSCKDKKLRIIDPRSGKVLQEADCKSTRVNRVVFLGNLKRVLTTGVSRWNTRQIALWDQEDLSAPITEEEIDGLSGVLFPFYDADTHMLYLAGKGDGNIRYYEVSAEKPFLQFLMEFRSPAPQKGLGVMPKRGVDVSECEIFRFYKLVTLKGLVEPISMIVPRRSETYQEDIFPMTAGTESALSAAEWLSGIDRGPLLISLKEAYKRPNPAGLRASKWDRRTVKGIDLLENISPNTDKELLKMVYKQQDEIRKLKDELGKKDERIQQLELELKNLRNT
- the coro2bb gene encoding coronin-2B isoform X2 yields the protein MTKVKMSWHSMYRSSKFRHVYGNAGSREQCYEGIPITHSVHDNHFCAVNPKFLAVVTESAGGGAFLVIPLHKPGRIDPHHPKVCGHQGSVMDIKWSPFMDNIIASSSEDCTVRIWQIPDGGLRRNMTEALMILIGHSRRAGLIEWHPTCSGILISAGYDCKILIWNLEEGVAVKMIDSHPNVILCMSFNTDGSLLATSCKDKKLRIIDPRSGKVLQEADCKSTRVNRVVFLGNLKRVLTTGVSRWNTRQIALWDQEDLSAPITEEEIDGLSGVLFPFYDADTHMLYLAGKGDGNIRYYEVSAEKPFLQFLMEFRSPAPQKGLGVMPKRGVDVSECEIFRFYKLVTLKGLVEPISMIVPRRSETYQEDIFPMTAGTESALSAAEWLSGIDRGPLLISLKEAYKRPNPAGLRASKWDRRTVKGIDLLENISPNTDKEIKPVLQTL